One window of the Triticum dicoccoides isolate Atlit2015 ecotype Zavitan chromosome 3B, WEW_v2.0, whole genome shotgun sequence genome contains the following:
- the LOC119281529 gene encoding uncharacterized protein LOC119281529, translated as MAAVSTKSIALLAAVVLVALVASAAGRIVEREEEFFLGSLAPSLAPAPAPAAVVGAAGAVAPGAWAVAAVVSLLAFLAH; from the coding sequence ATGGCCGCCGTCTCCACCAAGTCCATTGCTCTCCTCGCCGCGGTTGTGCTCGTGGCGCTCGTTGCGTCGGCGGCAGGGAGGATTGTGGAGCGGGAGGAGGAGTTCTTCCTGGGCAGCCTcgctccctcgctcgccccggcaCCGGCGCCGGCGGCGGTGGTTGGCGCAGCAGGCGCCGTCGCTCCCGGGGCGTGGGCCGTGGCCGCCGTCGTCTCGCTCCTCGCCTTCCTCGCTCACTGA